Proteins encoded in a region of the Streptomyces sp. NBC_01471 genome:
- a CDS encoding kynureninase, translating into MSALARRAAELDAADELAPLRELFTVAPGTVYLDGNSLGALPRHVPARMQEVIAHEWGTLGIRSWEESGWWTAPERIGDRIAPLVGAASGTVVVGDSTSVNVFKALVAAVRLAGEDRDEILVDAATFPTDGYIAESAARMTGRRLVPYAQGDPVGPRTAAVLVNHVDYRTGRLHDLPAVTAAVHAAGAAVVWDLCHSAGALPVGLGAHGVDFAVGCTYKYLNGGPGSPAFLYVRPDLQASFDSPLPGWNSHVDPFGMEPGYTAAEGAPRGRVGTPDILSMLALESALDVWEGVSVEAVRAKSLVLTDFFLECVSLESVTPAVHGQRGSQVSLRCENAGAVMKELIARGVVGDFRPPDILRFGFTPLYVSFGDALRAARVLGEVLA; encoded by the coding sequence CTGTCCGCGCTGGCCCGCCGGGCCGCCGAGCTCGACGCCGCCGACGAACTGGCCCCGCTGCGGGAGCTGTTCACCGTCGCCCCCGGCACGGTCTACCTCGATGGCAACTCCCTCGGCGCCCTGCCCCGGCACGTTCCCGCGCGGATGCAGGAGGTCATCGCCCACGAGTGGGGCACGCTGGGCATCCGCTCCTGGGAGGAGTCCGGCTGGTGGACCGCGCCGGAGCGCATCGGCGACCGGATCGCGCCGCTCGTCGGTGCGGCGTCCGGCACGGTGGTCGTCGGCGACTCGACAAGCGTGAACGTCTTCAAGGCACTTGTGGCCGCTGTCCGGCTGGCCGGGGAGGACCGCGACGAGATCCTGGTCGACGCGGCGACGTTCCCGACGGACGGCTACATCGCCGAGTCGGCGGCCCGGATGACCGGACGGCGGCTCGTCCCGTACGCGCAGGGCGACCCGGTCGGTCCCCGTACCGCCGCCGTCCTGGTCAACCACGTCGACTACCGCACGGGACGGCTGCACGACCTGCCCGCCGTGACCGCCGCCGTGCACGCGGCGGGCGCGGCGGTCGTCTGGGACCTCTGCCACAGCGCGGGCGCGCTGCCCGTCGGGCTCGGTGCCCACGGGGTCGACTTCGCGGTCGGCTGCACCTACAAGTACCTGAACGGCGGGCCGGGTTCGCCCGCCTTCCTGTATGTGCGCCCGGACCTCCAGGCATCCTTCGACTCACCGCTGCCGGGCTGGAACTCGCACGTGGACCCGTTCGGCATGGAGCCCGGATACACCGCGGCGGAGGGCGCCCCGCGTGGCCGGGTCGGCACCCCCGACATCCTCTCGATGCTCGCGCTGGAGTCGGCGCTCGATGTGTGGGAGGGGGTGTCGGTCGAAGCGGTCCGGGCCAAGTCACTCGTCCTGACGGACTTCTTCCTGGAGTGCGTGAGCCTCGAATCGGTGACTCCGGCCGTCCACGGACAGCGGGGCAGCCAGGTGTCGCTGCGGTGCGAGAACGCCGGGGCGGTCATGAAGGAACTGATCGCCCGCGGGGTCGTCGGGGACTTCCGGCCGCCGGACATCCTGCGCTTCGGGTTCACCCCGCTCTACGTCAGTTTCGGTGATGCGCTGCGTGCCGCGCGCGTTCTGGGGGAGGTACTTGCCTGA
- a CDS encoding tryptophan 2,3-dioxygenase family protein encodes MSTPSHDPAPSHDPDPNLDFAGTTPYEDYVQADVLTHLQHLRSDDPGEMVFLVTTQVMELWFTVIVHEWETAAAALRGDDLPVALAALKRSTYELQSLNDSWRPLAQLTPAQFNAYRSALGEGSGFQSAMYRRLEFLLGEKSASMLVPHRGAPRVHAELEKALQEPSLYDEVLRYLARHGQPVPDAALRRDLSRKYEPSPEVEAVWTAVYTGEQDSPLVRLGEALTDVGELVWRWRNDHLVATRRAMGSKTGTGGSAGVSWLEKRAAKSVFPELWTARSHV; translated from the coding sequence ATGTCTACGCCTTCGCACGACCCGGCCCCGAGCCACGACCCCGATCCGAACCTGGACTTCGCGGGGACCACTCCGTACGAGGACTACGTACAGGCGGATGTCCTCACCCACCTCCAGCATCTGCGCTCCGACGATCCGGGCGAGATGGTCTTCCTGGTGACCACCCAGGTCATGGAGCTGTGGTTCACCGTGATCGTCCACGAGTGGGAGACCGCCGCGGCGGCCCTGCGCGGTGACGATCTGCCGGTCGCCCTCGCGGCCCTGAAGCGCTCGACGTACGAACTCCAGTCGCTCAACGACTCCTGGCGGCCGCTGGCCCAGCTCACCCCCGCGCAGTTCAACGCGTACCGCAGCGCGCTCGGTGAGGGATCGGGTTTCCAGTCCGCCATGTACCGCAGGCTGGAATTCCTGCTGGGTGAGAAGTCCGCTTCGATGCTGGTCCCGCACCGCGGAGCGCCCCGGGTCCACGCCGAGCTGGAGAAGGCGCTGCAGGAGCCGAGCCTGTACGACGAGGTGCTGCGGTACCTCGCCCGGCACGGGCAGCCGGTGCCGGACGCCGCGCTCCGGCGCGATCTCTCGCGCAAGTACGAGCCGTCGCCGGAGGTCGAGGCGGTCTGGACGGCGGTGTACACGGGGGAGCAGGACTCCCCGCTGGTCCGGCTCGGCGAGGCGCTGACCGATGTCGGCGAGCTGGTGTGGCGCTGGCGCAACGACCATCTGGTCGCGACCCGCAGGGCGATGGGGTCGAAGACCGGCACGGGCGGTTCGGCCGGGGTCTCCTGGCTGGAGAAGCGCGCCGCGAAGAGCGTGTTCCCCGAGCTGTGGACGGCCCGCAGCCATGTCTGA
- a CDS encoding DUF3151 domain-containing protein, which translates to MSIHENLLGGPPETRLPDDPEPRELLAGGTAPADVAAKYPTSSLAWAQLADDAFEHGRVVESYAYARTGYHRGLDSLRRAGWKGHGPVPWDHEPNRGFLRALHALARAAQSIGEDAEYERCTEFLRDSSPAAAETLG; encoded by the coding sequence ATGTCCATTCACGAGAATCTGCTCGGGGGCCCTCCCGAGACCCGTCTTCCCGACGACCCCGAACCCCGCGAGCTCCTCGCGGGCGGCACCGCCCCCGCCGATGTGGCGGCGAAGTACCCGACCTCCTCGCTCGCCTGGGCGCAGCTGGCCGACGACGCCTTCGAGCACGGGAGGGTCGTCGAGTCGTACGCCTACGCCCGTACCGGCTACCACCGCGGCCTCGACTCACTGCGCCGGGCCGGCTGGAAGGGTCACGGTCCCGTGCCGTGGGACCACGAGCCGAACCGCGGCTTCCTGCGGGCCCTGCACGCCCTGGCCCGCGCCGCGCAGTCGATCGGTGAGGACGCGGAGTACGAGCGCTGCACGGAGTTCCTGCGGGACTCCTCGCCGGCCGCCGCGGAGACGCTGGGCTGA
- a CDS encoding MalY/PatB family protein, whose amino-acid sequence MEYDFDTAVDRRGSWSVQWDGVADRFGVDGLLPFTISDMDFRSPPEVLAALHERIDHGVFGYTDWRLGEFRDAIRDWYATRFDTRIDNGRIVYGPSVLNQLSQLLRMWTDEGDGVVVHTPTYDGFTKAVSGLRRELRGCPVDDDAELERQLARPDSRVLLLCSPHNPTGRVWTHGELTRFAALAERYGTAVICDEIHADFVHEGHRHLPWTRYGRGRWALISSGSKAFNFPALTGSYGMIGDPADRAEYLTRMETAEGLASPAVLSLTAHIAAYRHGAAWLDAVRAYVAANLSMLAERLHTAFPELGWAPPQAGYLAWIDLRPLGIDSAALQRQLIEVEKVAIMPGTVYRAEGFVRLNVGCPRDKAETGTDALVRAARAVRP is encoded by the coding sequence GTGGAGTACGACTTCGACACCGCCGTCGACCGGCGCGGTTCCTGGAGCGTCCAGTGGGACGGGGTCGCGGACCGGTTCGGCGTGGACGGGTTGCTGCCCTTCACCATCTCCGACATGGACTTCCGCTCTCCCCCCGAGGTCCTCGCGGCTCTCCACGAGCGGATCGACCACGGGGTGTTCGGATACACCGACTGGCGGCTCGGGGAGTTCCGGGACGCGATACGCGACTGGTACGCGACCCGCTTCGACACCCGGATCGACAACGGCCGCATCGTGTACGGGCCCTCCGTGCTCAACCAGCTCTCGCAGCTGCTGCGGATGTGGACGGACGAGGGCGACGGTGTGGTGGTCCACACCCCCACCTACGACGGGTTCACCAAGGCGGTCTCCGGCCTGCGCCGGGAGCTGCGCGGCTGCCCCGTGGACGACGACGCGGAGCTGGAGCGTCAGCTCGCCCGGCCGGACAGCAGGGTTCTGCTGCTCTGCTCGCCGCACAACCCCACCGGCCGGGTGTGGACCCATGGCGAGCTGACCCGGTTCGCCGCACTCGCCGAGCGGTACGGCACCGCGGTCATCTGTGACGAGATCCACGCCGACTTCGTGCACGAGGGGCACCGGCATCTGCCCTGGACCCGGTACGGGCGCGGCCGCTGGGCGCTCATCAGCTCCGGCAGCAAGGCGTTCAACTTCCCGGCGCTGACCGGTTCGTACGGCATGATCGGCGACCCGGCCGACCGGGCGGAGTACCTCACCCGTATGGAGACGGCCGAAGGGCTGGCCTCGCCCGCGGTGCTCTCGCTGACGGCGCACATCGCGGCCTACCGGCACGGGGCGGCCTGGCTGGACGCGGTGCGTGCGTACGTCGCGGCGAATCTGTCGATGCTCGCCGAGCGGCTGCACACGGCCTTTCCCGAGCTGGGCTGGGCGCCTCCGCAGGCCGGATATCTCGCCTGGATCGATCTGCGCCCGCTGGGCATCGACAGCGCCGCCCTTCAGCGGCAGCTGATCGAGGTGGAGAAGGTGGCGATCATGCCGGGCACGGTCTACCGGGCGGAAGGGTTCGTCCGGCTCAACGTGGGCTGCCCGCGGGACAAGGCGGAGACGGGCACCGACGCGCTCGTGCGGGCGGCACGGGCCGTGCGGCCCTAG